A genomic stretch from Oreochromis niloticus isolate F11D_XX linkage group LG11, O_niloticus_UMD_NMBU, whole genome shotgun sequence includes:
- the LOC109204399 gene encoding C3a anaphylatoxin chemotactic receptor, with amino-acid sequence MTGFKMKKTVNTVWYLNLAVADFIFVAFLPFSATNLALDFHWPFGKFMCKLNSMIIILNMFASVYILVLISVDRCVSVVWPVWVQNNQNVRKALFVSLGVWGVALIIGFIYFIIMDTEQACENENKTLCLKSYSISDDYNPESPNILRQFHRPPIVIARFLVLFAVPFTIIVPCNAVIINHLRRKHTLASQLSRSFKTIVAIIISFFLCWAPIRIMDLILIAKKMDTSSSVIGIPLATNLAFFNSCLNPLMYVFMGQDFKKEVHKSILNVFETAFWEEEKCSHTYNKSVDRNTTQF; translated from the coding sequence ATGACTGGATTCAAGATGAAGAAAACAGTAAACACAGTTTGGTACCTCAATCTTGCTGTGGCCGACTTCATCTTTGTAGCATTTCTACCCTTCAGTGCAACAAACCTTGCTTTAGACTTCCACTGGCCTTTTGGCAAATTCATGTGCAAACTCAACTCCATGATAATTATTCTGAACATGTTTGCTAGTGTCTACATTCTGGTTTTGATAAGTGTGGACAGATGTGTGTCTGTGGTGTGGCCCGTTTGGGTTCAGAACAACCAAAATGTACGTAAGGCCTTGTTTGTGTCTCTGGGTGTTTGGGGGGTGGCTTTGATAATTGGCTTTATATATTTCATCATCATGGACACAGAGCAAGCGTGtgagaatgaaaacaaaactctCTGCTTAAAGAGCTACTCTATTTCTGATGACTATAACCCAGAATCTCCCAATATACTGCGACAATTTCATCGTCCACCGATTGTCATTGCCCGCTTCCTTGTGCTTTTTGCAGTCCCATTCACTATCATTGTCCCCTGTAATGCTGTCATAATCAATCATCtcagaagaaaacacacactggCCAGCCAGTTAAGTCGCTCCTTTAAGACCATTGTTGCCATTATCAtcagcttttttctttgctgggCTCCCATTCGTATTATGGATCTAATTCTGATAGCTAAAAAAATGGATACTTCAAGTAGTGTCATTGGGATCCCTTTGGCCACCAATCTGGCCTTTTTCAACAGCTGCCTGAATCCACTGATGTATGTGTTCATGGGCCAAGATTTTAAGAAAGAAGTCCACAAATCCATTCTGAATGTATTCGAGACTGCCTTCTGGGAAGAGGAGAAATGCTCTCACACTTACAATAAGTCAGTAGACAGAAATACAACTCAGTTTTAA